One Branchiostoma lanceolatum isolate klBraLanc5 chromosome 18, klBraLanc5.hap2, whole genome shotgun sequence DNA window includes the following coding sequences:
- the LOC136424525 gene encoding uncharacterized protein: MTRPTFIFVVLLSVQTVQAFPITGNHRTHREQLVVRVERLFQSLLCCVAVLGKALKHQAVTEKSFVVLPAASGRRSNACFPLIYLYHCVLHDQSLAFVSCNKKNPLTSLFPQLQDRVYRRRSEKHVREEEGSRRHHVQKREGSDPSHFSECPAHYEGYCLNGGRCRYAAEMGTASCFCPLTQFGQRCQNSQPIEEDVFGDLRRLFGSWSHSEPFYRRKKWRRP; this comes from the exons ATGACGCGCCCCACCTTCATCTTTGTCGTGCTGCTCTCCGTACAAACAGTCCAGGCCTTCCCGataacag GAAACCACAGAACACACAGGGAGCAGCTTGTGGTGAGGGTGGAGCGGCTGTTCCAG tcactgttgtgttgtgttgctgtTCTTGGCAAAGCGCTCAAACATCAAGCAGTGACCGAGAAGTCGTTTGTTGTCCTGCCAGCTGCCTCCGGGCGAA GATCAAACGCGTGCTTTCCATTAATCTATCTGTACCACTGTGTATTACATGATCAATCTTTGGCTTTTGTatcttgcaataaaaaaaatccctTAACTTCGCTGTTTCCACAGCTGCAAGACCGGGTGTACAGAAGACGGAGTGAGAAGCACGTGAGAGAAG AAGAAGGAAGCAGACGGCACCATGTACAGAAGCGGGAGGGGTCGGACCCGAGCCACTTTTCGG AATGCCCCGCGCATTACGAGGGTTACTGTCTGAACGGAGGGAGGTGCCGGTACGCGGCGGAGATGGGAACAGCCTCGTGCTT TTGCCCTTTGACCCAGTTCGGCCAGCGGTGTCAAAACTCCCAACC gaTAGAAGAGGACGTGTTCGGTGACCTCAGGCGGCTGTTCGGCAGCTGGAGTCACTCAGAACCATTCTACAGGCGCAAGAAGTGGAGACGGCCATGA